One Gemmatimonadota bacterium genomic window, TGGCGTCGTAGCGGAGATTGGTGTAATCAACAGGAATGATGGCCATAAATGTCTCCGGGATCAGCTTCGCGGCTCAAGGAGATTTGCTCACAGGCACGGATGCATCGACGCACACCGGACTTGGCGGATTCTCGTCTCGCGCATAAACGGACTCCATCCTCCTTCCGCTCACCTTACCATAATGAGACCCGAACGGCAAAACAACAGCTATCCAATCGAACCGCCTATCGCTTTGACTTGCGCCGCCGCTCCATGTACCTTCTGATCCTCTTCATCACTTACGTGGTCATGCGCCGATACACGACTGAACCAACGGACTGGAGACATGATGAAACCGAAGCCACTACAGGATCGCGTGGCGGTCGTTGCGGGCGCGACGCGCGGGACCGGACGGGGGATCGCCCGCATGCTCGGCGCGGCGGGGGCCACGGTCTACTGCTCCGGACGAAGCGTAAAGGGCCATCCCGCCACGCCGGGCCGTCCCGAGACGATCGAAGAAACCGCCGAAATGGTCACGGCCGAGGGGGGCAGGGGCATTGCCGTGCGGACGGACCACACCGTTGAGGCCGAAGTGGAGCGATTGTTCTCGCGCGTCAGGGACGAACAGGGCCGGCTCGACATCCTCGTCAACGACATCTGGGGCGGCGATGAAATGATCGAATGGGGTTCGCCTTTCTGGGAACTCGATACAGCCAAAGGATTGAAAATGCTCGAGGGGGCCGTTCACACCCATATCATCACGAGCCGGTACGGCGTACCCATGATGATCGAGCGGAACGCCGGGTTGATCGTGGAAGTCACCGACGGCGACACGATGGGCTATCGGGGCAACCTCTTCTATGATTTCGCAAAAAACGCCACGATCCGGCTCGGCTACGCGATGTCGCGCGACCTCCACGCGCACAAAATCACCGCGCTGACCGTTACGCCAGGCTTCCTGCGGTCCGAAGCGATGTTGGACGGCATGGGGATCACGGAAGAGAACTGGCGGGATGGTATCGCACACGACTCGTTCTTCGAGGAATCGGAGACGCCGTGTTACATGGGAAGGGGCGTAGCGGCCCTGGCGGCCGATCCGGACGTCGCGTCGAAGCACGGTGGACTGTACGGAAGTTGGTCGCTCGCGAAGGAGTATGGATTCACGGACCTGGACGGTCGCCAGCCGGATTGGGGCAGCTATTTTTCTGCAAGGATACGGGATATCACAGATCACCAAGAATCTCCAGACGAGATGGACCTTTACAATGTCCGTGCCCGTATGAACCAGATCGAGCTGGATCCTGCTGCAGAAGAGGAATACAGGCGCACGAGAGAGTACCTGGATAAGTATGAGTGAAAGAAACGCGAGGCAGTGGTTGCAAGTGTGGACCACGCTCTGCATACCCGACGGTCTAGAGACTTCGAGTCTTTTCACCCCTTAACTTCTTGTAAACACCACCATACCAGATTATACTGAATACTATTTCTTTCCCGACTTCAGTCGAAAAATGGGATAGTTTCGATCCCTGACGGAGGTTTTTCATGTCTGACAACGAAGGAACACCAAAAACCGATCCCCGTATCAAGGACCTCGATCACACCCAGAATCTGTCCCGCCGTGGATTCATCGGCAGCGTGATGGCTGGTGCGGCCGGGGTGGCCGGTGCGTCGACCCTGCTGTCCTCCGTACAGGATGCGGAAGCAGCGCCATCGCCCGATCTGCCCGAGAAGCCGACCGGCGGAGCTGCGCCTGATGACGAAGCCTACTGGGAGAAGGTCGCGGCCCAGTTCATGCTGCGCGACAACGTCATCTACATGAATTCGGGCACGCGCGGCCTCTCGCCCGTGAGCGTGCACAAGGCGCAGGTGGAAGCCATCGAGGCGGTCAATTCCGATCCCAACATGTGCTGGTCGACCTACAGTTTCGCCGGCATGGATGAGATCCGGCGGAAGATGGCCGGGTACATAGGCTCGGAGGTCGAGGAGATCGCCTTTACGAACAGCACCACCGACGGGATGGGACTCGGTTTCATGGGGCTGGAATTGAACCGCGGGGACGAGATCCTGACCACGAACTACGATTACGGCTGGGTGAAGAACATGATGGCCTTCCGGGCGAAGCGCGACGGCCTGGAATTCAAGATGGTGGACATATCGGATCCGAGTTTCCGTACGCCCGATGATCCGCAGAAGGTCGTCGATGCCGTGGCGGCCGGTATCACGCCGAAGAC contains:
- a CDS encoding SDR family oxidoreductase yields the protein MMKPKPLQDRVAVVAGATRGTGRGIARMLGAAGATVYCSGRSVKGHPATPGRPETIEETAEMVTAEGGRGIAVRTDHTVEAEVERLFSRVRDEQGRLDILVNDIWGGDEMIEWGSPFWELDTAKGLKMLEGAVHTHIITSRYGVPMMIERNAGLIVEVTDGDTMGYRGNLFYDFAKNATIRLGYAMSRDLHAHKITALTVTPGFLRSEAMLDGMGITEENWRDGIAHDSFFEESETPCYMGRGVAALAADPDVASKHGGLYGSWSLAKEYGFTDLDGRQPDWGSYFSARIRDITDHQESPDEMDLYNVRARMNQIELDPAAEEEYRRTREYLDKYE